One window from the genome of Pseudomonadota bacterium encodes:
- the hrpA gene encoding ATP-dependent RNA helicase HrpA, whose product MEALERLDPAIGQCMLRDQRPLRRRLTSVRAAQAAGGADPNALGALERQIQASIDTARRRSETCPRVEFPQSLPIYARVEDIASALASRQVIVVCGETGSGKSTQLPKLCLSLGRGIRAMIGHTQPRRIAARTIASRIAEELGVGVGQAVGFKVRFRDRAGPATYIKLMTDGILLAEIESDRQLEAYDTLIIDEAHERTLNIDFLLGYLKDLLPKRPDLKVIVTSATIDPERFARHFNDAPIIEVSGRAYPVELRYRPPENHEEGAEDRDLGQAIVAAVDELSREPPGDILIFLPGEKEIRDTAESLRHLRMTEILALYSRLSAAEQDRVFTGHPGRRIVLATNVAETSVTVPGIRYVIDTGLARINRFNPNTKVQRLLTERISQASAEQRKGRCGRLSAGICIRLYAREDYEARPEYTDPEILRSNMAAVILKLRALGMEELERFPLLDAPDSRAIKAGYKLLEELGATDAAKSLTALGRQLARFPVDPRIGRIILSAHDYQCLAELLIIASALSIQDPRERPFDARDAADEAQRLFADPRSDFLWYLRFWQFYSEQARHLSRNKLRTVCKTHFVSPVRMQEWIEVEGQLRALAHDLGLVTNAAPADYDAMHKALLTGFLDQVGFKYEKNQYLGVRGAKFHVFPGSSLFKKSGAWIVAAEIVHTSRLYGRTAAGVEPEWIEHAARHLVRRSYSEPHWERKTGRCSAYERVTLYGLTLITNRKVDYAAIDPVESRRLFIQAALVQGEYESAAAFMEHNRRLIADIEELQQRARRLDLLADEQARYDFFDQRIPPDVSSVASFEHWRAGMERDNPSHLFFNTGMLMGTSVETEESYPSRLVIDGTELALSYRFEPGHDADGLSVTLPVIVLNQVQESFFDWLVPGWLPEKIAALIRLLPKALRKDFIPVEHYANACAAALRPNSGSLTEALATELKRLIGVLIPHDAWDLSRLPEHLRMNFRVVDGDGRMLGEGRRLGPLQRQLGDRARTAFCANWTLERERITRWDFGELPRQVQTSSGGVSLRGFPGLVDCQDAVAIRVFDSEERAEREHRPGLRRCFALELPQQIKYLKKTTPRIEKAVLLHRPLGSRDALLRDLIDAAIDRAFLGSAAEIRAEDEFRKRLAQGSGELIQTFDGLVDLVLAVLAEWQAVQKKLAGAHPSAQEDVREQLRYLVHPGFVSATPAVWLPELPRFLKAAGLRLERLQRDFSKDQQRAASITIPWNRCLERLRVQDSAPEFIRYRWLVEEYRVSLFAQELGTSTPVSEARLNAQWNRVQASLPAAGRVA is encoded by the coding sequence ATGGAAGCCCTTGAGCGCTTGGATCCAGCCATCGGGCAATGCATGCTGCGCGACCAGCGTCCGCTGCGACGCCGCTTGACGAGCGTGCGCGCCGCACAAGCGGCCGGCGGGGCGGATCCGAACGCGCTCGGCGCCCTCGAACGGCAGATACAGGCATCGATCGATACCGCCCGGCGGCGATCCGAAACCTGCCCGCGCGTGGAATTTCCGCAGTCCTTGCCGATCTACGCGCGCGTCGAGGATATCGCCAGTGCGCTGGCGTCGCGCCAGGTTATCGTCGTGTGCGGCGAGACAGGCTCGGGAAAATCGACCCAACTACCGAAGTTATGCCTGTCCTTGGGCCGGGGTATACGCGCCATGATCGGCCACACCCAACCCCGCCGGATCGCCGCCCGGACCATTGCCTCCCGGATTGCCGAGGAGCTTGGCGTCGGCGTCGGGCAAGCGGTCGGATTCAAGGTGCGTTTCCGCGACCGCGCCGGACCCGCGACCTATATCAAGCTCATGACCGACGGGATCCTGCTCGCGGAAATCGAAAGCGATCGCCAGCTTGAAGCCTATGACACACTCATCATCGACGAAGCCCACGAACGTACGCTCAATATCGATTTCTTGCTGGGTTATCTAAAAGATCTACTACCCAAACGCCCCGATCTCAAAGTGATCGTGACCTCGGCGACCATCGATCCCGAGCGCTTCGCGCGGCATTTCAACGATGCGCCGATCATTGAAGTTTCCGGGCGCGCCTATCCGGTGGAGCTTCGCTACCGGCCGCCAGAGAACCACGAGGAAGGCGCGGAGGATCGCGATCTGGGGCAAGCTATCGTGGCCGCGGTCGATGAGCTGTCGCGCGAGCCGCCGGGAGACATTTTGATTTTTCTTCCCGGGGAAAAGGAGATCCGGGATACGGCGGAGAGTTTGCGCCATCTACGCATGACCGAAATCTTAGCGCTTTACTCGCGCCTGAGCGCCGCCGAGCAAGACCGGGTGTTCACGGGCCACCCCGGCCGCCGCATCGTCTTGGCCACCAATGTGGCGGAGACTTCCGTCACGGTACCGGGTATCCGCTATGTGATCGATACCGGGCTCGCGCGCATCAACCGCTTTAATCCCAATACCAAGGTCCAGCGCTTGCTGACGGAGAGGATTTCGCAAGCTTCGGCGGAACAGCGCAAGGGGCGTTGCGGACGCTTGAGCGCCGGGATCTGTATTCGTCTGTACGCACGCGAAGACTACGAGGCGCGGCCGGAATATACCGATCCGGAGATTTTGCGTAGCAACATGGCGGCGGTGATTCTCAAGCTGCGCGCCTTGGGAATGGAGGAGCTTGAGCGCTTCCCGTTGCTCGATGCGCCGGACAGCCGCGCGATCAAGGCGGGCTACAAACTGCTGGAAGAGCTCGGTGCGACCGATGCCGCCAAGAGCCTTACGGCGCTGGGGCGGCAGCTTGCGCGGTTTCCGGTTGACCCGCGTATCGGGCGGATCATTCTGAGTGCGCATGACTATCAGTGTCTCGCGGAATTGTTGATCATCGCGAGCGCATTAAGTATCCAAGATCCGCGCGAGCGGCCGTTCGATGCTCGCGATGCGGCCGACGAGGCGCAGCGGCTATTTGCAGACCCGCGCTCGGACTTTCTTTGGTACCTGCGTTTCTGGCAATTCTATAGTGAGCAAGCGCGCCACCTCTCCAGAAACAAGCTGCGGACTGTGTGCAAGACTCATTTCGTCTCACCGGTTCGCATGCAGGAGTGGATCGAAGTCGAAGGCCAACTGCGGGCATTGGCGCACGATCTCGGTCTCGTGACCAACGCGGCGCCCGCCGATTACGATGCGATGCATAAGGCCTTGCTCACGGGCTTTTTGGATCAGGTCGGGTTTAAATACGAGAAAAACCAGTACCTCGGCGTGCGCGGCGCGAAATTTCACGTGTTCCCGGGTTCGTCATTATTCAAGAAATCGGGCGCGTGGATTGTCGCCGCGGAGATCGTACACACCTCGCGCTTATATGGCCGGACTGCCGCTGGGGTGGAGCCCGAATGGATCGAGCACGCCGCGCGCCATTTGGTGCGCCGCAGTTATTCGGAACCGCACTGGGAGCGCAAGACGGGACGCTGCAGCGCCTATGAGCGCGTCACGCTATACGGCTTGACCTTAATCACGAACCGCAAGGTCGACTACGCCGCGATCGATCCGGTCGAGTCACGCCGGTTGTTCATTCAAGCGGCCTTGGTTCAGGGAGAGTATGAATCGGCCGCGGCTTTCATGGAGCATAACCGGCGGTTGATCGCGGACATCGAGGAACTCCAGCAGCGCGCACGGCGGCTCGATCTGCTGGCCGACGAGCAGGCGCGTTACGATTTTTTCGATCAGAGGATCCCGCCGGACGTCTCTAGCGTCGCGAGCTTCGAACATTGGCGCGCCGGGATGGAACGGGATAACCCGAGCCATCTTTTTTTCAACACCGGCATGCTCATGGGTACCAGTGTGGAAACCGAAGAAAGCTATCCGTCGCGGCTCGTGATCGATGGTACCGAACTGGCTTTAAGCTATCGATTCGAACCGGGGCATGACGCCGACGGGCTGAGCGTCACGCTCCCGGTCATAGTGTTAAATCAAGTCCAAGAATCATTTTTTGACTGGCTGGTTCCAGGTTGGTTGCCGGAGAAAATCGCGGCGCTCATTCGCCTGTTGCCTAAAGCGCTCCGCAAGGATTTCATACCGGTCGAGCACTATGCCAACGCGTGCGCCGCTGCGTTGCGGCCGAATAGCGGCTCGTTAACAGAGGCCTTGGCGACGGAGCTTAAGCGTCTGATAGGCGTCCTGATCCCTCATGACGCATGGGACCTTAGCCGGCTGCCGGAGCACCTGCGGATGAATTTTCGCGTGGTCGATGGCGACGGGCGGATGCTCGGGGAAGGCCGACGGCTGGGCCCGCTGCAACGCCAGCTCGGCGATCGGGCGCGCACGGCGTTTTGCGCGAACTGGACGCTCGAACGCGAGCGCATCACCCGCTGGGATTTCGGCGAGCTTCCGCGGCAGGTGCAAACAAGCTCCGGCGGTGTCTCCCTACGCGGGTTCCCAGGTTTGGTGGATTGCCAGGACGCGGTAGCGATCCGGGTGTTCGACTCTGAGGAGCGCGCCGAGCGCGAGCATAGGCCCGGCTTGCGGCGTTGTTTCGCCCTGGAATTACCCCAGCAAATCAAATATCTGAAGAAAACAACGCCACGGATCGAGAAAGCGGTCTTGTTGCACCGGCCGCTCGGGAGTCGGGACGCATTACTCCGGGATCTCATCGATGCCGCTATCGATCGCGCCTTTCTGGGTTCGGCTGCCGAGATCCGGGCGGAAGACGAATTCCGAAAGCGATTAGCGCAGGGGAGCGGAGAGTTAATTCAAACCTTTGACGGCCTTGTCGATCTCGTGCTCGCCGTCTTAGCGGAGTGGCAGGCCGTTCAGAAGAAGCTCGCCGGCGCCCATCCGAGCGCGCAAGAGGACGTGCGCGAGCAACTGCGTTATCTCGTCCACCCCGGTTTTGTTTCCGCCACGCCCGCCGTTTGGCTGCCCGAGCTACCGCGTTTTCTCAAGGCCGCTGGTCTCCGCTTAGAGCGGCTCCAGCGTGATTTCTCAAAAGATCAACAACGCGCCGCCTCGATCACTATCCCCTGGAATCGATGCTTGGAAAGACTACGGGTTCAGGATAGCGCGCCGGAATTCATTCGCTACCGCTGGCTGGTTGAAGAATACCGGGTCTCGCTTTTCGCCCAAGAGCTTGGCACCTCGACCCCGGTCTCCGAAGCCCGGCTGAACGCACAATGGAACCGGGTCCAGGCGAGTTTGCCTGCCGCGGGACGAGTCGCCTAA
- a CDS encoding SUMF1/EgtB/PvdO family nonheme iron enzyme — MPVRFELAGSQIIGRRNSQEDAFLITYLSEKSDAGADAVLIVADGMGGHAAGHLASNLAVQTFNRHVTTHYAEGDIPALLHEGIAHANKVIGDTAKEMSALQGMGCTLASAVLSGSHLYYVSVGDSHIYLLRNHKLTKANADHSYGGFLDRMAALGQPVEPEPGSSRNMLLSALTGEDIFEIDCPGEPLELLPGDKVILATDGLDTLAEDQIAALSAEATSANRAVDGLLEAVDKAKARHQDNTTVLTIHVLERTEPVKSAPRPSIQTKAVTLPALPATEEIPEVSAPQPRRARPVVVIAGIAAVLGLIAVLLFKYAQDLFPPEAAPPEPVAMDQPAAGEGLAPGLTTPEIDRPQAGSDRDIETDPSAAEPSESSATVPLAAPEVFRDSLGGGRQGPEMVWIPEGSLPMGSTKTAAAADEGPRHQVAVKRFAMSRHEVTYAEYAPFARATRRSLGNGSARTGDRTPVVLVTWNDAVAYTRWLAQATGHRYRLPTEAEWEYAAAAGTQTPYWWGYQIEEGRAHCYGCGSDLTAQQPMPVGSFKANPFGLHDTAGNVLEWVQDCYHPSYTGAPTDGSAWETPGCRMRVARGGAYSTPAKSLRSSKRFRLNAGGRYDDVGLRVVREP; from the coding sequence ATGCCAGTACGGTTCGAGCTTGCCGGATCACAGATCATCGGCCGCCGCAATTCTCAGGAAGATGCGTTTCTAATCACGTATCTCAGCGAGAAATCGGATGCCGGCGCCGACGCCGTCCTGATCGTGGCCGACGGCATGGGCGGCCATGCGGCTGGTCATCTTGCCAGTAATCTCGCGGTACAGACCTTCAATCGGCACGTGACCACCCACTATGCCGAAGGAGATATTCCAGCCCTACTCCACGAAGGGATAGCGCACGCCAACAAAGTCATCGGTGACACCGCCAAGGAAATGAGCGCCCTGCAAGGCATGGGATGCACCTTGGCAAGCGCCGTATTATCAGGTTCTCATCTCTATTACGTGAGTGTCGGCGATAGCCACATTTACCTCTTGCGCAATCACAAACTGACAAAGGCCAACGCCGATCATAGCTACGGCGGTTTTCTGGACCGCATGGCGGCTTTGGGCCAGCCCGTGGAACCCGAACCGGGGAGCTCCAGAAACATGCTCTTAAGCGCATTGACCGGCGAGGATATTTTTGAGATCGACTGTCCCGGCGAGCCGCTGGAGCTCCTGCCGGGCGACAAGGTCATCCTCGCCACCGACGGTCTCGATACCCTAGCCGAGGATCAGATCGCGGCCCTCAGTGCCGAGGCAACATCAGCGAATCGCGCGGTGGACGGGTTGCTCGAAGCCGTGGATAAAGCCAAAGCAAGACACCAAGATAACACCACCGTGCTCACCATCCACGTTCTCGAACGCACGGAGCCGGTAAAAAGCGCGCCTCGCCCCTCGATTCAAACCAAAGCCGTCACGCTCCCCGCGCTACCGGCGACCGAAGAAATACCGGAAGTGAGCGCCCCGCAACCGCGGCGGGCCCGGCCGGTAGTCGTCATAGCCGGCATCGCAGCGGTCTTGGGCTTGATCGCGGTCTTACTCTTCAAGTATGCGCAAGACCTCTTTCCTCCCGAAGCGGCGCCGCCCGAGCCGGTGGCTATGGATCAACCGGCCGCCGGTGAGGGGCTAGCGCCCGGCTTAACGACGCCGGAGATCGATCGACCCCAAGCGGGTTCGGACCGGGATATTGAAACGGATCCCTCGGCCGCCGAGCCAAGCGAATCAAGCGCGACGGTACCTCTCGCCGCACCCGAGGTTTTTCGCGACTCGCTGGGCGGCGGCCGCCAGGGACCCGAGATGGTCTGGATCCCGGAGGGTTCCTTGCCGATGGGAAGCACCAAAACCGCGGCGGCGGCCGACGAAGGCCCGCGGCATCAAGTCGCCGTCAAACGCTTCGCGATGAGCCGTCACGAAGTCACCTACGCCGAGTATGCTCCGTTCGCACGGGCGACACGGAGATCGTTGGGCAACGGTTCCGCACGAACCGGCGATCGAACGCCGGTGGTCCTCGTTACTTGGAACGATGCCGTCGCCTACACGCGCTGGTTGGCGCAGGCGACCGGACATCGTTACCGGCTCCCCACGGAAGCGGAATGGGAATATGCCGCGGCGGCCGGTACGCAGACGCCCTACTGGTGGGGTTACCAGATCGAAGAAGGTAGGGCGCACTGCTATGGCTGTGGTAGCGATCTCACTGCTCAACAACCGATGCCCGTCGGCAGCTTTAAGGCCAATCCGTTCGGTCTGCATGATACCGCCGGGAACGTATTGGAATGGGTACAGGATTGCTATCATCCGTCGTACACGGGCGCTCCCACCGATGGGAGCGCCTGGGAGACGCCCGGGTGTAGAATGCGAGTGGCCCGCGGTGGCGCCTACAGCACGCCGGCGAAATCCCTGCGCTCGAGCAAGCGCTTTCGGCTCAATGCCGGCGGCCGTTACGATGATGTCGGGTTGCGCGTCGTCCGCGAGCCTTAG